AGACATCGCGACATTAACAGGTGCCACAGTGATTACAAGTGACCTCGGTCTAGAATTGAAAGAAACAACCATCGACCAATTAGGGACAGCTGGTAAAGTAACAGTTACAAAAGATGATACAACAATCGTGGAAGGTGCTGGTAGCAAAGATGCCATCGCTGAACGAGTTGAAAATATCAAGAAACAAATCGCTGAAACAACATCAGACTTTGACCGTGAAAAATTACAAGAACGCTTGGCTAAATTAGCTGGTGGCGTTGCAGTGATTAAAGTCGGTGCTGCCACAGAAACTGAATTGAAAGAACAAAAATATCGGATTGAAGATGCTTTAAACGCAACGCGGGCAGCTGTTGAAGAAGGCTACGTTGCCGGTGGTGGGACAGCATTAATCGATGTAATCGAAAGTGTTGCTGCGCTTAAAGAAGAAGGCGACGTTCAAACCGGGATCAACATTGTGCTTCGTGCATTAGAAGAACCTGTTCGTCAAATCGCAACCAATGCTGGTCTTGAAGGCTCAGTTATTGTTGAAAAAGTAAAATCACAACCTGTTGAAGTCGGCTACAATGCTGCAAACGGCAACTGGGAAAATATGATTGAAGCCGGCATCTTAGATCCAACTAAGGTGACACGTTCAGCATTACAAAACGCAGCGAGTGTGGCTGCCTTAATGTTAACAACTGAAGCAGTGGTTGCTGACAAACCAGAAGACAACCCAGCACCAGCAGCAGGTATGGACCCATCAGCAATGGGCGGCATGATGTAATTAAAGAAGTGCGTTTGAAACGGGTTGATTCTGAGCATTAACCTAAAAATGAGCGTTATGGTGGGTCTTGCCATAACGCTCATTTTGTAGTTAAGCGTAAGAATCAGTTTCGAAAAGCACGGTCAATAAAAGAAGTGTGACTCGAGCTGATTAGGCTTTAAGGATTAACAGTGAAATGGGCGTTATGGTGGGTCTTGCCATAACGCTCATTTTGTAGTTAAACGCAGGAATCAGTTTCAAAAAGCATGTTAAAAGAAGTGTGTTCAATCAAGGTCATCTCTAGCATTTTGCTGGGGATGGCCTTTTTTGCTGTTGTTTTCAAAATTAACGCTGGTTATTATCCTAATTTAGCTTATAATGAATGCAAGGTATTGACTGTCTTCAATTATATTTCAATAACTTGCTTTGGCACCTACAACCAGTTATGGTTATGGTAGGTAGGTACCTAACTTAATTTGTTGTAGTATTTTATTGTCAGATATAGTAGAATACCTTTTGTTCGAAAAAACGGCTATTATTTTTAAGTAAGATATTATGTTCAAAAGTCACCGTGTGAAATGGTAACAGGCGATTATCACATGAGGGCTTTTTATGTTTAGAAATACCATTAAAGGAGTTATATTGCTATGCAACAGTTAAAACGTTTTTTCATCGGGAAACCATTGAAATCTTCCGATGAAGGAAACCAGAAATTAGGGCGCTTCAAGGCCTTGGCGATGTTGTCCTCTGATGCATTATCATCAGTTGCATACGGGACCGAAGAAATCGTTGTTGTTTTAACGACCCTTTCTGCAGCAGCAATTTGGTATTCAATTCCAATTGCGGCATTCGTATTGGTGTTATTGATTTCTTTAACGCTCTCTTATCGACAAGTTATCCACGCTTATCCAGGTGGTGGGGGTGCTTATGTTGTTTCCAGTGAAAACTTGGGGAAGAATGCCGGCTTAGCCGCAGGTGGTTCTTTACTTGTGGATTATATGTTAACCGTTGCGGTTAGTATTTCAGCGGGTGCTGAGGCGATTACCTCAGCGATTCCAGCGATGTATGGGCATCAAGTCGGCATTTCATTTGCCATTGTGATTATTTTAATGGCGATGAATCTTCGGGGGATGCGTGAATCAGCGTCATTCTTGATGGTGCCGGTTTACCTGTTTGTCTTGATGATGACCTTGATGATTATTGTCGGGTGTTACAAGATTTTCACAGGGGCGATTCCATTCCACGCAACGGCAACCGTTGGGGCTGTTGTGCCGGGGATTTCGATGGCGTTGATTTTTAGAGCTTTCTCATCTGGTTCATCTTCATTAACCGGGGTCGAAGCGATTAGTAATGCGGTACCGTTTTTTAAGAAACCACGGGCCACAAATGCTGCCGAAACATTAGCAATCATGGCTGCTATTTTAGGGTTCTTCTTTGCCGGAATTACCTTCTTGAACTATTGGTACGGGATTGTCCCAATGGAAAAAGTAACGGTCTTATCACAAGTTGCCCAACATACTTTTGGTAAAGGATTCTTATTCTATATCGTTCAATTCGCAACGGCCTTCATTTTAGCTGTTGCTGCTAATACTGGGTTCTCAGCTTTCCCAGTGCTAGCTTATAACTTAGCAAAAGATAAATATATGCCACATATGTATATGGATCGTGGCGATCGTTTGGGTTATTCAAACGGAATTATCACATTAGCAATCGGGTCAATGGCTTTGATTTTCATCTTTAACGGTGATACATCACGATTGATTCCGTTATACGCCGTTGGGGTGTTCATTCCATTTACACTTTCCCAATCAGGGATGTTACGTAAATGGTGGGTTGAACGGCCTAAGAATTGGTTTGGTAAATCAATTGCGAACTTTGTGGGTGCCTTGATTTCATTTGCCATTTTAATTATCTTATTTGTTTATCGCTTACCTGATATCTGGCCATTTTTCATCATCATGCCAGTAATGATTTGGATTTTCTACAAGATTCACGATCATTATAAGAAGGTTGCACGTCAATTAAGAGTGAGTGCCAAAGATGCTGTCTTACATGATTATGATGGCTCAACAGTCATTGTTTTGGTCAGCAATGTCACCCAAGTAACCCGTGGGGCGCTTGATTACGCACAATCAATTGGGGATTACGTCATTGCGATGCATGTTTCGACCGATGAAAATCCAGAAAAAGAACGTGAAATCCAAGCTGAATTTAAGGCTGATTTCCCGAACGTCCGCTTTGTCGATGTGCATTCATCATACCGCTCAATTCAAAAACCAATTGTTCGTTTTGTGGACATTGTTAGCAAGAATGCCCAAAAACGGAACTTCACGACCACGGTCTTGGTACCACAATTTGTGCCAAGAAAACCATGGCAAAATATTTTGCATAACCAATCAAGTTTACGCTTAAGAACAGCCTTTGCCAGCCGTGAAAACATCATTATCTCAACATACAGTTACCACTTGAAACACTAATTAGAAGTGCGTTCAAACCGGTTATGTTCTGAGGAATAGCCCAACAAGGCAAATGATTGCTGTAAGCAATCGTTTGCCTTGTGTAGCTAACCGCAGGAACATGGTTTGAAAAGCACGTTATCAAAAAACTTGACCTTAACCGAAATCGTTAAGGTCAAGTTTTTTTGTTGCATTAAGCACTGAGCAAAACTTTTTATTCAGGGTAAAAATTGCTACAATAGAAGCTATTAAAGTTAGTACACAACATTAAGGGGCGCGACATGCGAATATTATTTATTGGTGACACAGTTGGCACAATGGGACAAAAAATGGTGAACGAATATTTACCACTTTTGAAACAACAATATAAACCACAGGTTACCATTATCAATGGCGAAAACATCGCTGATGGTAAGGGAATGACACAAAAGGATTACAAGAACTTATTGCAAGCCGGTGCGGATGCCATTACGATGGGGAACCATACTTGGAATAAGCGGGATATCTTGGACTTTATCGACGATGCTAAAAAGTTAGTACGACCAGCTAATTTTCCTAAGGGAACACCGGGGCAAGGTATGACGATGATTAACGTTAACCAAGCTAAATTAGCCGTCATTAACTTGCAAGGCCGCGCATTGATGGGTGAATTATTGGAAGATCCATTTGCAATGTTAGATGACATGGTGGCCCAAGTCAGCAAGGAAACCAATTGTATTTTTGTCGATTTTCATGCTGAAACAACGAGTGAAAAATTGGCATTAGCTTGGTATTTAGATGGTCGGATTTCAGCGTTAGTCGGGACGCATACGCATGTGCAAACAAATGATGCCCGTGTCTTACCAGACGGGACGGCAGTGTTAACGGATGCCGGGATGACAGGTCCTTATAACGGGATTCTTGGGGTGAAACGCGAAAAAATTATTTCACGGTTTATGACGCAACGCCCAGAACGATTTGAACTAGTGACCGAAGGACCTGGTCAATTGAATGGTTGTTTAATTGAAATCGATGATCAAACGGGTCATGCCAAATCAATCAAACCCATCCATATTTCACCAGATCATCCATTTGGATCACGCTTTTAAGAGATAGAAAGGGGCTTGAAAATGCCGCAAAAAACAAAAGAAACGCCAATGATGGCCCAATATCAAAAGGTTAAGGATCAATATCCAGATGCCTTTTTATTTTATAGATTGGGTGATTTTTACGAATTATTCAATGACGATGCTGTTAAAGCATCACAACTTCTAGAATTAACGCTGACCGCGCGCAATAAGAATGCAACAGACCCCATTCCAATGTGTGGAGTGCCCCATCATGCGGCGCAAAACTACATTGATATTTTAGTGGATCAAGGTTACAAAGTTGCCATTTGTGAACAGATGGAAGATCCTAAAACGGCTAAGGGCATGGTGAAGCGCGAAGTTGTCCAATTAGTAACACCTGGGACTGTGATGGACGAAAAAGCCGGTCATGCTAAACAAAATAATTATTTAACGGCAGTCGTTGCACAAGGCGATCAATTTGGCTTTGCCTACACGGATTTATCCACCGGTGAAATGAAAGTCAGCCAAATCAGTAGTTTAGATGTGCTATTAAATGAAATGTTGAGTTTGCAAACCAAAGAAGTCGTTGTGAATCATGATGTCCCGAGCGAAGTGGTCCAAGCTTTTGTCCAACAACAAATCTTGGTTTCTTATCAAGATGAAGGCGCCGATACAGCAGAGGTCAGTTTTGTTTCTCAAAACATCTCACAACCACTAGCCTTAGCTGTCATTAAACAGTTAGTCGTTTATTTAGCAACAACGCAAAAGCGGCACTTAGGCCATTTACAACGCGCCCAAGCCTATGAACCTTCTCAATACTTGAAGTTGGATCATTCGGCCAAGATGAACCTTGAATTGACGGCTTCATTACGAACTGGTCATAAGAGTGGGACGTTATTGTGGTTACTGGATGAAACAAAGACTGCGATGGGTGGTCGGTTATTAAAACAATGGTTGGAACGTCCATTATTGGATTTAAACCAGATCAAGAATCGGCAAAATCAAGTCGCCAGTTTCTTACAGCACTATTTTGAACGCACGAACCTCCAAGAAGCTTTAACCAAGGTTTATGATTTGGAACGCCTAGCGGGCCGGGTTGCTTTTGGGAGTGTTAATGGGCGCGATTTGATTCAATTAAAAACATCATTAGAACAGATTCCAAAGATTAAAGCTGTTTTGACAGGCATTAATGAAACGCAAGCTTTTGATCAAGCGTTAACGCGCTTGGACCCAGTTGATGATGTGCGGACATTAATTGAAACAGCGATTAATCCCGATTCGCCAATTTCAGTGACTGACGGTGGGATTATTCAAGATGGTTACGACGAACAACTCGATCAATACCGCAATGCGATGTCTAACGGTAAGCAATGGTTGGCGCAATTAGAAGCCCAAGAACGAGAAGCCACGGGTATTCATAATTTGAAGATTGGCTTTAACCGCGTTTTTGGTTATTATATCGAAGTTACCCGGGCTAACTTGAGTTCATTGCCGGAAGGGCGGTATGAACGCAAACAAACGTTAACTAATGCCGAACGATTTATCACACCAGAACTAAAGGAAAAAGAACAACTGATTTTAGAGGCGGAAGAACGCTCAACCGCCCTAGAATATGAATTGTTTACCCAAGTTCGGGAGCAAGTGAAGTTACAAATTGAACGCCTCCAAACATTGGCTAAAGGCGTAGCGGCTTTAGATGTCTTACAAAGTTTTGCGGTCGTCAGCGAAAGTTACCACTATGTTCAACCAACATTAACGACTGATAGTCGTG
This DNA window, taken from Latilactobacillus sakei, encodes the following:
- the mutS gene encoding DNA mismatch repair protein MutS; this translates as MPQKTKETPMMAQYQKVKDQYPDAFLFYRLGDFYELFNDDAVKASQLLELTLTARNKNATDPIPMCGVPHHAAQNYIDILVDQGYKVAICEQMEDPKTAKGMVKREVVQLVTPGTVMDEKAGHAKQNNYLTAVVAQGDQFGFAYTDLSTGEMKVSQISSLDVLLNEMLSLQTKEVVVNHDVPSEVVQAFVQQQILVSYQDEGADTAEVSFVSQNISQPLALAVIKQLVVYLATTQKRHLGHLQRAQAYEPSQYLKLDHSAKMNLELTASLRTGHKSGTLLWLLDETKTAMGGRLLKQWLERPLLDLNQIKNRQNQVASFLQHYFERTNLQEALTKVYDLERLAGRVAFGSVNGRDLIQLKTSLEQIPKIKAVLTGINETQAFDQALTRLDPVDDVRTLIETAINPDSPISVTDGGIIQDGYDEQLDQYRNAMSNGKQWLAQLEAQEREATGIHNLKIGFNRVFGYYIEVTRANLSSLPEGRYERKQTLTNAERFITPELKEKEQLILEAEERSTALEYELFTQVREQVKLQIERLQTLAKGVAALDVLQSFAVVSESYHYVQPTLTTDSREIDLVDGRHPVVEKVLGRQKYIPNAVQMGKETDMLLITGPNMSGKSTYMRQLALTVIMAQMGCFVPAKSAHLPVFDQIFTRIGAADDLISGQSTFMVEMMEANRAIMSATANSLILFDEIGRGTATYDGMALAQAIIEYIHDHVHAKTLFSTHYHELTALADTLTALRNVHVGAVEENGELVFLHKMLAGPADKSYGIHVAKLAGMPETLLQRADVILGQLEDKPKAPVQPEKVVPEQSATAAVEEQMALFEPEVAAPVDKKTDKVVAAIKNFDLMSATPLEALNQLYEWQKQLNKH
- a CDS encoding amino acid permease, with amino-acid sequence MQQLKRFFIGKPLKSSDEGNQKLGRFKALAMLSSDALSSVAYGTEEIVVVLTTLSAAAIWYSIPIAAFVLVLLISLTLSYRQVIHAYPGGGGAYVVSSENLGKNAGLAAGGSLLVDYMLTVAVSISAGAEAITSAIPAMYGHQVGISFAIVIILMAMNLRGMRESASFLMVPVYLFVLMMTLMIIVGCYKIFTGAIPFHATATVGAVVPGISMALIFRAFSSGSSSLTGVEAISNAVPFFKKPRATNAAETLAIMAAILGFFFAGITFLNYWYGIVPMEKVTVLSQVAQHTFGKGFLFYIVQFATAFILAVAANTGFSAFPVLAYNLAKDKYMPHMYMDRGDRLGYSNGIITLAIGSMALIFIFNGDTSRLIPLYAVGVFIPFTLSQSGMLRKWWVERPKNWFGKSIANFVGALISFAILIILFVYRLPDIWPFFIIMPVMIWIFYKIHDHYKKVARQLRVSAKDAVLHDYDGSTVIVLVSNVTQVTRGALDYAQSIGDYVIAMHVSTDENPEKEREIQAEFKADFPNVRFVDVHSSYRSIQKPIVRFVDIVSKNAQKRNFTTTVLVPQFVPRKPWQNILHNQSSLRLRTAFASRENIIISTYSYHLKH
- a CDS encoding TIGR00282 family metallophosphoesterase: MRILFIGDTVGTMGQKMVNEYLPLLKQQYKPQVTIINGENIADGKGMTQKDYKNLLQAGADAITMGNHTWNKRDILDFIDDAKKLVRPANFPKGTPGQGMTMINVNQAKLAVINLQGRALMGELLEDPFAMLDDMVAQVSKETNCIFVDFHAETTSEKLALAWYLDGRISALVGTHTHVQTNDARVLPDGTAVLTDAGMTGPYNGILGVKREKIISRFMTQRPERFELVTEGPGQLNGCLIEIDDQTGHAKSIKPIHISPDHPFGSRF